Sequence from the Clostridium saccharobutylicum DSM 13864 genome:
CAACAGTTAATGGTTCTATCACATCAGTTCAAGCAGTATATGTTCCTGCGGATGATTTAACAGACCCAGCACCAGCAACAACATTCTCACATCTAGATGCAACAACAGTATTATCAAGAAGCATAGCTGAACTTGGTATATATCCTGCGGTTGACCCACTAGAATCTACGTCAAGAATATTAGATCCTAGACTAGTTGGTGAAGAACATTATAAAGTAGCTTCAGATGTTAAACATATTCTTGAAAAGTATAGACAATTACAAGATATCATAGCTATTTTAGGTGTAGATGAATTAGGTGATGAAGATAAGGCTGTTGTAGCTAGAGCAAGAAGAATACAAAGATTCTTATCACAACCATTTGCAGTTGGTGAACAATTTACTGGATTAAAAGGAAAATATGTTCCTATAAAAGAAACTATAAGAGGATTTAGAGAAATCCTTGAAGGTAAGTATGATGAATTACCAGAATCAGCATTCTTATTTGCTGGATCTATAGATGATGTTATAGAAAAAGCAAAAACTTTAGGATAAGGGGATGAGCAATAATGGCTAATACCTTTTTACTAAAAATTATTACTCCAGGTCATGATGTTTATAATGGAGAAGTTGAAGAGTTAATTTTAAAAAATGCTGATGGTCTAGTAACTATATTGGCGAACCATGCAAAATTAATAACAAGTACAGTTCCTTCAATTGTAAAATTCAAAGATGCTCAAGGAAATGTTAATGATTTATTCATTTCTACAGCTATTGTTAATGTATCAGATAATGAAGTGACAATAAGCAGTGATGCAGCTGAATTTGCAAAGGATATTGATTTTGAAAGAGCTGAAGAAGCTAGGGGAAGAGCCGAAGGTAGATTAAAAGACATTGATAAGTATGATAAAAAAAGAGCACAACTTGCATTAATCAGAGCGACTGAAAGATTAAGATTAAAAAAAAGTAGATAAAGATGTCTATAAATTAAAGTGTGATATTCTTATAAACGGATTAGATCCAATTATAAGAATATTGCACTTTATTTTTTATTCTAAATATTGACAATCTATCACAAAATATTAATAAATTTATATATTATAGTATAAAGACAAAATCAAAAAAATAATAGAAACAGTATGTTGGTTTATTTCACGTCATACTGTGTCACCAAATTCAGCTAATAGATACACATTATGAGCTGAATTTAACTTCTTGCTTGGCAAGAAATATGTATCACATCTTTAATCTATTATTTTTTTGCTTATGATTAAAGTTAACTTATAAGTAGAATAGAAAATGGAATATGTGACCATAATTAAGAGAGATGAAGCTAAGGGGGTATTATCTATGAAGATAAAACTTTGTATGTTAATTATGTTATTATTATCTTTTTTAAATATGGGTGCTATTTCTAATATTCAAATGACAAAAAATTCATTTGATGGTTTAGAAACTATTGCTATGGGAGAAAGTGAATTTAAAGAAAATGGAGTAAAACTTCAATATAAAACAAAAAATACTATTGATAAAGAATTCGATAGGGTAAAGATGTATTTAGATAATAATATTAGTGTTGATTACAAGCAATGTTCTAAAAATGAGATAGATTGTTTCAATGATAATTTTGATATCAACATAAAGTTATGGTCTGATAGTATATATACCTATAATGAAATTACATTAATAAATAAAAATTCTAAATATAAAACAATAGATTTAAAAAATATATTAACAAAAATGGAGAATAAAAATTTAGAAGATGTTCAGTATTTTCTTTATTATGAAGGTGAGATAAAAGAAGTTAACAACAGAGAATTGATAGGTAAAATAATAGATCAAACTAATATACAAAAAGCTAATATATTAGATATTAACAATGGTTGCACTGGAACAGGGTATTTAAATAATGGAGATAAAGTTAATTTTGCTTTAACTAATTATAATACCGGTTCGTATGTTATTATTGGTACACCAATAATATTTGCAACATACTAAGTCACATTCAAAAATAGCAAGTTATCATGTTATTTTATTTTGCATTGAATTGAATTGGCATATTTCAACTAAACAGTTGGTTAAATGGGAATATGCATTCTTATTTAATGCAAAATATATAGCAGCTTTGTTTGTTGTTTTATGTGTCTAACAATTCAAATATGGAGGATAATATGGAGAAAATAATAGTTAAAGGTGTAAATCAACTTAGAGGCGAAGTTAATATAAGTTCAGCAAAAAATTCTATTTTACCTATAATTGCAGCAACTATATTATGTCCAGAACGTGTTGTCATAAATAATGCACCTATGTTAGAAGATGTTGAGGTAATATGTAAGTTATTAAACGAATTAAATTGTGATGTTAATATTTCAAGTATCAACAATAAATTAACAATAGATACAAAGAATATAACATCAATGGATCCTGATGCACAACTCATTAGAAAAATGAGAGCATCATTCTTAATTATGGGACCGATGATCTCTAGATTTGGATATTGTAAACTTTCTTTACCTGGTGGTTGTAATATAGGTAGCAGACCAATAGACTTACACTTAAAAGGTTTTAAGCTATTAGGGGCTGACATTATGATTGGGCATGGTTTTGTGGAAGTAAAAGCAAAAAAACTAATAGGAAATACAATATATCTTGATTTTCCATCAGTTGGAGCAACAGAGAATATTATTATGGCATCAGTATTAGCAGAAGGGACAACAATAATAGAAAATGCAGCAGAAGAACCAGAAATATGGGATTTAGCACAATTCTTAAATAAAATGGGTGCTGATATAGAAGGTGCAGGGCTTGGAAAAATAACAATACATGGAGTTAAATCGTTAAAGGGAATAAGCTATACGCCTATATATGATAGGATAGAGGCAGGAACATTTATGATAGGAGCAGCTATTACAAATGGTAAGATAAAAATTAATGGAGTAAATGAAGAACATCTAAGACCTGTAATAGAGAAGTTAAAGGAATGTGGTGTTGTTTTTAGTGATTATAAAAATAATTCAATAATAGTAGATGGAACAGGAGAGAAGAAACCAGTTGATATAAAAACTCTTCCATATCCAGGATTTCCAACAGATATGCAAGCTCAAATGATGAGTTTGTTATCAATTGTGGATGGTGTTAGCGTAATTACAGAAACTGTTTTTGAAAATAGATTTATGCATGTTGCAGAGCTTCAAAGGATGGGCGCAAATATAAAGATTGATGGAAGAACTGCTATAATTGAAGGAGTTCCAAAATTAACAGGATGTCAAGTAAAAGCAACAGATTTAAGAGCAGGTGCAGCAATGATATTAAGTGGATTAATAGCTGAGGGTCAAACAGAAATAGGTGATATTTATCATATTGATAGAGGATACGTTCAAATTGAGAAGAAATTTAGGAATTTAGGTGCAGATATCTATAGAATAGATAGTTAGCATTATGAATGAAAATAATAAATTGAATGTTACTAAAAGCAGCAATCTAAAAATATAATTTATTTATGTTTTTAGATTGCTGCTTTTAGTATATATTTGTATAAATATCACTAAGAAGGGGGTATAAATTTTCTATTCTGGATTATTGATTTTATGATTAAGTATATATGTTAAAAAATAATTTATATCAAAATGAGTGGCAGCAACTTAATTTTATGGAAAAATTAAAATTTCAATATATTCATTAATTTATGATGGTTAACATAAGCATCATAATAATCCAAATAAAACATATAATTTATAGTGCAAGCTTTAGGAGGAGGAAATAATGAAAATAGTTAATCGAATTGGCAAGAATATGAGATTATTAATAATAATGACTTTAATTATTTTTGCTGTACTAATAATTTTACCTCTAATTATTTTAAAAGGTAGTGGATTTAGTATTAGCAAATTCAATTTAGATAACAAAAATTTAGTGAAAAATTCACAAATAACTTTTCCGGTTAATGGTAAGGTTAAATTATACCATAAAAAGGATAACTCAGTTGAAGAGTTAGATTTGGAAGATTATATAATGGGGGTTGTATCAAGTGAAGTTCCAGCAAATTTTGAGGAAGAAGCTTTAAAGGCTCAAGCTGTAGCAGCTAGAACATTCTATATGAACAAGAGAAATCAACCTTGTAATTATGCAAAAGAAAAAGGTGCAGAAATTTGCGATACAACTCATTGTCAAGTTTATATGAGTAAGGAAGAAAGAATGAAAAGCTGGAGCAGTAGTGAAGCAAAAAGTGATTGGGAAAAAATTGAGAGGGCTGTTGAAGAAACAAAAGGACAAGTATTAACTTATAATGGACAAGTGCTCGAATATCCACAATTTTTCGCTATTAGTTCTGGAAAAACAGAGGATGCTAAGGACGTATTTTCTGTTGATGTACCATATCTTAAATCAGAAGAAAGTAAAGGTGAAGAGATAGCGCCTAAATATAAAACATCTGTACAGATTGCTACAAATGATTTTGTTAATAAAATTAATAACAAATATTCAAAAGCAAATATAAGTAAAAGTAATTTAGCGTCTTATATTAAAATAAAAAGCTATACTGAAGCTGGAAGTGTAAAAGAAATTCAAATAGGAAATGAAGTTATAAAGGGAACAGAATTTAGAGAATTATTGGGATTAAATTCAACAAATTTCACCTTGGATTTTGGAACCAATGCAGTAACTGTAAATTGTAAGGGGTATGGTCATGACGTAGGAATGAGTCAATGGGGAGCTAATGTAATGGCGAAAAATGGGGCTAAGTATGATGAAATCCTAAAACATTATTATGTTGGAGTTGAAATTACTCAAATAAAATATGAGTAAATTATTTGAAGTTTATAATTATGTGGCAATCAACTGAAATCAAATATGCTTTTATTCTACAGGAATATGAAAGTTCGTGGAAGTTTTTTAATGAGAGGTTGTTTCATTAATGCATGTTCTTTAGTTTTTTAAGAACATACATTAATGCAATAGCCTCTTTTTAACATTTTTATTTAAATAACTATTAATAACATGAAATTAAAAACATAGTTTCATGTCTTTTCCATGTCTAGAAAATTATAAAATGGACATAATCTAAAATAATAGTATTTTTATATGTTGCAAGTACTATTGGAAAAAAATAATATAAATGAAAAATATTATATAAAAATTAATTTTATGTATTATTTTTCACAAAAAGGAAACAATAAGAAAAGGAGGTGTTCATATGGACAAAAATTTAAAAAACAAATTGAAAGAACTATTTAGCAAAAAAGGATTTTATATTGCTTTATTTCTTTGCCTTTGTGTAATAGTTGCGGTTGGAACTATTTCTTATAAGAAGCTTAGCAATAAGAATGAAGTTAGTAATTCAGAGGATATAAACAAAGAAATAACAATGAATGTTGACGACAATCAAAAAACAGCTACAAACGAAATGCCTAATGCTGAAAGAGCACAAAATGATGCAGATACAAGCAAACAAAGTTCTGAAAAAAATAAGACTGACAATAGTAAAACACAAAAATCTACTACAGTAGCTACAACAAATAATGTGAAATTTTTAAACCCAGTAGATGGAGTTGAAAGCAGAACTTATACTTACCCTAAGCCAGTTAAAGTAGAAGACAATGTTTTTAGAACTATTAGAGGGGTAAATGTAGAAGCTAAAATAGGAACTGATGTTAAGGCAGCTGCTGATGGAGTAGTAGATTTAGTTGAAAATTCAGGAGTTGAAGAAGGCGTAGTTGTAGAAATAAAACATGCTAATGGCTTGAAAACAAGATATGGAAATCTTGATGCTAATGTATCAGTAAAGCAAGGAGATAAAGTTACTTCAAATCAGGTAATTGGTAAAGTTGGGAATACTGCAAAAGTGTTTAGTCAAGATGTATTTGGCCAATTTTTGAATTTACAAGTAATCGATGCTAATGGTCAACAAGTTAATCCAGAAAAATATTTTACTTTAAAAGCAAAATAAAACATATTTCAAAATTAGTATTAATCAGTTGTTTTTATTTGAAAATAGCTGATTAATACTAATAAATAATCGAGAAAAATACAGATTATATATTGATAACTAAAATTATGGAGATGATATTATGAAAGATTATATTGAGGAAAGAGTATTGGATGTCGCCAAATATATTATAGAGTCAAAGGCAACAATAAGAAAGACAGCAAAGGTTTTTGGAGTTAGTAAGAGTACAATTCATAAGGATATGACAGAGAGACTTCCAAAGATAAATCCTGAAATTGCAGAAGAAACTCATTCAATATTAGAATTGAATAAAGCTGAAAGACATATTAGAGGTGGAAAAGCCACTCAGATGAAGTATAAAGCTATTGAATCTTAATTGGATTAAGTCTATAATATAGTATTAGTAGAATTATGTAAACAAAGGCATTAATATGTATTATAGGAGTGAATAAAAATGGGTTTTTGGAGAACAGGGACAGACCTTGCGATTGACCTCGGAACAGCGACGGTACTAGTTTATGTTAAAGGTAAAGGGGTAATATTAAAAGAACCTTCTGTTGTAGCTATAAATAAAAATAACAATAATCTATTAGCTATAGGTGAAGAAGCGCGAAAAATGATAGGTAGGACCCCAGGAAACATAGTTGCAGTTCGACCATTAAGAGACGGTGTAATTTCAGATTATGATATAACACAAAAAATGCTAAAAGAATTCATAAAAAAAGCTTGTGGTAAGAGAAATATTACAGCGCCTAAGGTAATTGTATGCGTTCCTTCTCAAGCTACAGAAGTTGAAAAAAGAGCAGTTATAGATGCAGCCATGAACTCAGGAGCTAAAACAGTTCACTTAATAGAAGAACCGTTAGCAGCAGCTATTGGAGCAGGGCTTGATATAACTAAACCAAATGGATGTATGGTAGTTGATATTGGCGGCGGTACTTGCGATATTGCTGTTATTTCATTAGGTGGAGTTGTAGAAAGAGAATCAATAAAAGTAGCCGGAGATAAATTTGATGATGCTATAATAAAATATGTGAGAAATCAATATAAACTAATGATAGGTGAAAAGACTGCAGAAGATTTAAAAATAAATATTGGTTCTGCGTTTAAAAATTCAAGAAATTTAGCAGCAATCATGAAAGGTAGAAACCTGATAACTGGATTACCTGATGAAGTGGAGATTACTACAGAAGAAATAAGAAATGCAATAAAGGAACCTGTTGAAAATATAGTAGAGACTGTAAAGAGAGTGTTAGAGAAAACACCACCTGAATTAGCAGCAGATATAGTTGAAAAAGGAATTCTAATGACAGGTGGCGGTGCATTATTGCATGGATTAGATAAACTTATACAGTTTAGAACAGGTGTAGAGACTTATGTTGCTGAAGATTCTGTAGAATGCGTTGCAAAAGGAACTGGTGCTGTGCTTAACTATATAGATAAATTAGATAGTGATATAAATTCACAACAAATAGTTTTAATCGAGTAAAACAAAATGACTGTTTCAAAATAAATTTTAGATATAATAAATCTATTGTTTAAAATATAAAACAATAAATTTATTGTACTAATTTTGTATTTTGAAGCAGTCTTTTTAAATTAGAACGTTAAATCATTGGAAATTCTCCAAGATTTAAATTATAAGCCTCTATTAATAATCTAGTTATTGTTTTAGCCATATTCATAATAAAAGAAAGTCTGATGCTCCTTGAAAAAAAGAATTCAGAATTATCGCTAGAATCAACAATTCCTATTACTGATGCTATACCAACTTCAGGAAGTTCCTTTCCAACTCCTTTACCTGGATGTATTGCGTAATCCCTTATTCTTATTTTTCCAATATCATCTTCATTGCCCAAGCAAGCGTCAACACCAATTATAGAGGCATTAGGGTGCTTGGAATAGATTTCATTCAGACGTTCATCTATATTTAAAGCATGAATCGGATAAGATAAAGTTCCGTATACTGGTAAAGGGAAAAAGTTTTCAGTTAATAGAGAACCAACCAAGGGACCAAGACAATCTCCAATACATTTATCAGTTCCGATACAGACAATTATAGTATCTTGGCTAATATAATTTTTAATTTTTAGAGCTAAATTATAAGAGGAAAGATTAGAATCATTGTTAATATCTGATTTTATCAAAGGACATACCTCCTTATATAAAATATATATGATGATTAAAGAGAGGATAGTATAAAAAAATATTAAATGGAAATAAATACTATTAAAGGAGGGGAAATATGAAAAAAGTTTTTATATGTATAGTATTAATGGTTGCACTGCTGTTAAATGTTTATTTGATATTTTATTGGTATCCAGAAGAAAAAAACTCAAATAAAGAGGAGATTAGTAAAGAAACGGTAAATTATACACAATCTATATATAAAGTGGATAAGAATGATATATTAAAACAGTTACAGATAGAAGATAAGAAGAATTTCGAATCAATATTGGGAAAATTATCTGCTTTTGATTTAGGAAAAATAAAAGAATATATTCAAGATTCAGATGAACAAAAGGGAATAAAAAATATTTTTGTGCTTTTAAAGAAGAGACTTACAAATGAGGATTATGAAAAAATAAAGGAAATATCATCTAAGTTTCTTGATATGGATGCAGTTGATCAGTTGTTAAAAAATAATTATGTTTAGTAGTGTAAAAGAAAGAATGTTAAAGAAAAGTAGAGAATATACAAAATAAATTAGATATATTAAGGAATAGCGGAGTTGAAATAAAAGTCTTTTGAATATATACTAATCCTTGTCGATTGGTTCTGAAAAACAACGACAAAGAAAAACAAAATATGGAGGAATTCCCGAGTGGCCAAAGGGGGCAGACTGTAAATCTGTTACGTTTCGTTTCGATGGTTCGAATCCATCTTCCTCCACCAATTTATAATGGGCGCATAGCTCAGCTGGGAGAGCACCTGCCTTACAAGCAGGGGGTCACAGGTTCGAGCCCTGTTGTGCCCACCATTATAAAACTTTAATAAAATATGCTGGCATGGCTCAACGGTAGAGCAGCTGACTTGTAATCAGCAGGTTGTAGGTTCGATTCCTATTGCCAGCTCCAATCAAATATTAAGATATTTGATAAATGATTAAAAGTATCTTAATATATAAAACAAAATATGGAGGAATTCCCGAGTGGCCAAAGGGGGCAGACTGTAAATCTGTTACGTTTCGTTTCGATGGTTCGAATCCATCTTCCTCCACCAATTTATAATGGGCGCATAGCTCAGCTGGGAGAGCACCTGCCTTACAAGCAGGGGGTCACAGGTTCGAGCCCTGTTGTGCCCACCATTATAAAACTTTAATAAAATATGCTGGCATGGCTCAACGGTAGAGCAGCTGACTTGTAATCAGCAGGTTGTAGGTTCGATTCCTATTGCCAGCTCCAATCAAATATTGAGATATTTGATAAATAATTAAAACTATTTTAATATATAAAATAAAATATGGAGGAGTTCCCGAGTGGCCAAAGGGGGCAGACTGTAAATCTGTTACGTTTCGTTTCGATGGTTCGAATCCATCTTCCTCCACCAAAAAAGAATAAACTGTGTTTATTCTTTTTTTTATGTCTAGAAAAGTATGAGAATTTTGGATTTTAAAGTTGAGTGATATCAACAGCTAAGAGAGTATTATATAGAGAAAAGTGAATAACAAATGATCAATAATTAATCTTTAATCATTCACTATTCGCTTTGTATCATTAATTATAAATATAATATTGACTAGTATAATATGATATGTTATGATATGAATGAAAATTAAATTAAGGTTACTCTTATCAAGAGAGGTGGAGGGAAAGGGCCCTATGAAACCCGGCAACCTGTATTTACAAGGTGCCAATTCCTGTAGATTATATCTACGAGATAAGAAAAGGATTATTGAATTGTACTCTTCTTATCGAAGAGTTTTTTTTATTTCAATTAAATACGTTTAGATGTAATAAGGGTAATGATAAAGAGTTCCAATGAAGGGAGAAAGTTATGAAAAGATTATTTACTTCAGAATCAGTTACAGAAGGACATCCAGATAAGATGTGCGATCAAATTTCAGATGGTATTTTAGATGCTATTTTAGCACAAGATCCTCTTGCAAGAGTTGCATGTGAAACATGTACTACTACAGGTATGGTTATGGTTATGGGGGAAATCTCAACAAATTGTTATGTTGATATCCCAAAGGTAGTAAGAGAGACTGTTAGAGAAATCGGATATGATAGAGCTAAATATGGATTCGATTGCGATACTTGCTCAGTTTTAACATCTATAGATGAACAATCAGCAGATATAGCTATGGGAGTTGATGAAGCATTTGAATCTAGAAAAGGTGAAAAGGATGCGGTAGAAGCAGTAGGTGCAGGAGACCAAGGTATGATGTTTGGTTTTGCAACAAATGAAACAGAAGAATTTATGCCACTTCCAATATCTATGGCTCACAAGTTATCAAGAAGACTTACAGAAGTAAGAAAAAACAATACATTAGATTATTTAAGACCTGATGGTAAAACTCAAGTTACTGTTGAATATGAAGACAATAAGCCAAAGAGAATTGATACTATTGTTATTTCAACTCAACATGATGAAAAGGTATCATTAGAACAAATTGAAAATGATCTTAAGGAATATGTTATCAAAGCAGTAGTTCCAGCAGAATTATTAGATAATGAAACTAGATATTTCATAAATCCAACAGGAAGATTTGTTGTTGGAGGTCCACAAGGAGATTCAGGATTAACAGGAAGAAAAATAATCGTTGATACTTATGGTGGATATGGTAGACACGGTGGCGGTGCTTTCTCAGGAAAGGATCCAACTAAAGTTGATAGATCAGCTGCTTATGCTGCAAGATGGGTAGCTAAGAATTTAGTTGCTGCAGGAGTTGCTGATAAGCTAGAAATACAATTAGCTTATGCAATAGGAGTTGCTAAACCAGTTTCTATAACAGTTGATACTTTTGGAACAGGAAGATTAGCAGAAAATAATATAGTTGAAATAGTAGAAAAGGTATTTGATTTAAGACCAGGTGCTATTATTAGAGATCTTGAATTAAGAAGACCAATCTATAAACAAACAGCTGCTTATGGACATTTTGGAAGAAACGATCTTAATTTACCATGGGAACAATTAAATAAGGTTGAAGAAATTAAAAAATATCTATAAGAGTTAATTAGAACATCTATATATTTTTTAAATAGAATGAGGTTAATTTGAAACTAATTTGTTTTAAATTAACCTCATTTTTAATGTGTAGTAGACTGTTGGTTAGTCATTTTCTTTATTAAAAGTAGAGTGGTCGCTTTATTCTGTTTATTTAATGAATGGGATGAGTTATAATAATGAAACTTATACTTAATAATGTAGAATATTCAATTTATGATATAATTGAAAAAAATATAAAATAAATAATTTTGGTTAGAAATTAATTATTTGCGAGAAAATAATTAATATATTATATAAAAGATTTGGAGAGATTCTATGGAAGTCCTAAATGGTTTTGTTGAAAGCATTGTTTTTAGAAGTGAAGATACTGGTTATGTAGTTTGTAAAATAAGAACTGAAAAGAATCTGATTAATGCGGTAGGTACTGTTCCTCTTATTAAGGAAGGTCAAAATGTAAAAGTAACAGGAGATTGGACAGTACATAAGCAGTTTGGAAATCAATTTAATATTCAGGATTATGAAGAGCTTCTTCCAAATTCATTAGATGGAATAGAGAAATATTTAAGTGCTGGTATAATACATGGTATTGGTCCTGTTACTGCTAAAAAGATAATAGCAAAGTTCGGAGAAGAAACATTAGATATAATGGAAAATCATATCGAAAGACTTATGGAGATAGAAGGTATAGGAGAAAAGAAATTTCAAATTATATATGAATCATATATCGAACAACAAGGTTTAAAAGATGTAATATTATATTTTCATAAACATGGTGTAACTAATAATCAATGTGTAAAAATATATAAAAAGTTTGGAGTTAATGCAAGGCAAATAGTATCTAGTAATCCATATGTATTATGTGATGAAATTTCGGGAATTGGTTTTAAAACTGCAGATAGAATTGCTATGAGTATTGGAATTGCGAGCGATTCTGAATTTAGAATTCAGAGTGGAATTAAATATGTTATGAATCAGTTTTGTGCTGCTGGAAATATATTTATGCCAAAAGAAAATATAATAGAAGACTGTCAAAAAAACTTATTAGTATCTAAGGAGCTTATAGAAAAAAATATATACAGTATGGCAGCAGAACAAAAAATAATTGTTGAAAAAGTAAATGATATTGAAGTTGGATTTTTACTTCAATACTATTATTGTGAACTTGGAGTAACTAGCAAGATAATTACTTTAGGATTACAAGAGACACAAACAATAAACTCAGATATTGATTTTGAGATTGATGTTTTTGAAAAGGAGCAAAAGATACAGTTTGCACCATCTCAAATAGAGGCGATAAAAGGCGCATTTAGTAATGGAATAGAAATAATTACTGGAGGACCTGGAACAGGAAAAACTACAATTATTAAATCAATAATTCATATATATGAGAATAACGGAATGAAGGTGATTTTGGGAGCACCAACAGGTAGAGCAGCTAAGAGAATGACTGAATCTACTGGGAGAGAGGCAAAAACAATACATAGACTTTTAGAAATGGGAGTTTCAGAAGATGATGAATCAGTTTTTGAAAAGGGGGAATCATCACCTCTGGATTGTGATGTGATTATAATTGATGAAGCATCAATGATTGATATAATGCTTATGCATAGTTTACTAAAAGCTATTAATTTAGGTACAAGATTAATAATTGTTGGAGATGTTGATCAATTGCCGTCTGTTGGACCAGGAAATGTATTAAAGGATCTTATAGAATGTGAGTATATAAAGGTAGTAAGATTAAAAGAAATTTTTAGACAAGGTAATGAGAGCTTAATTGTGGTAAATGCGCATAGAATTAATGAAGGACATATGCCGTTATTAAATCAGAAAGATAAAGATTTTTTCTTTATAAATGTGGATAATCAAGAGAAAATTGTGGATACAATAATAGATTTGCTTAATAGAAGACTTCCTAAATTTAATAAATCGTGGGATAAATTAAGAGACATGCAAGTTTTAACACCAATGAGAAAAGGAACTCTTGGAGTTAATAATTTAAACATGAGGCTTCAAGAAATATTTAATCCGGCGTCAAAAGATAAAAAAGAAAAAACTTCACGAGATATGGATTTTAGAGAAGGGGATAAGGTTATGCAAACCAAAAATAACTATTCTTTAAAATGGGTTAGAGTTAATGGGGAAGGCGAAAATGAAGGCGTTGGAGTTTTCAAT
This genomic interval carries:
- the atpC gene encoding ATP synthase F1 subunit epsilon; amino-acid sequence: MANTFLLKIITPGHDVYNGEVEELILKNADGLVTILANHAKLITSTVPSIVKFKDAQGNVNDLFISTAIVNVSDNEVTISSDAAEFAKDIDFERAEEARGRAEGRLKDIDKYDKKRAQLALIRATERLRLKKSR
- the murA gene encoding UDP-N-acetylglucosamine 1-carboxyvinyltransferase, with protein sequence MEKIIVKGVNQLRGEVNISSAKNSILPIIAATILCPERVVINNAPMLEDVEVICKLLNELNCDVNISSINNKLTIDTKNITSMDPDAQLIRKMRASFLIMGPMISRFGYCKLSLPGGCNIGSRPIDLHLKGFKLLGADIMIGHGFVEVKAKKLIGNTIYLDFPSVGATENIIMASVLAEGTTIIENAAEEPEIWDLAQFLNKMGADIEGAGLGKITIHGVKSLKGISYTPIYDRIEAGTFMIGAAITNGKIKINGVNEEHLRPVIEKLKECGVVFSDYKNNSIIVDGTGEKKPVDIKTLPYPGFPTDMQAQMMSLLSIVDGVSVITETVFENRFMHVAELQRMGANIKIDGRTAIIEGVPKLTGCQVKATDLRAGAAMILSGLIAEGQTEIGDIYHIDRGYVQIEKKFRNLGADIYRIDS
- the spoIID gene encoding stage II sporulation protein D: MKIVNRIGKNMRLLIIMTLIIFAVLIILPLIILKGSGFSISKFNLDNKNLVKNSQITFPVNGKVKLYHKKDNSVEELDLEDYIMGVVSSEVPANFEEEALKAQAVAARTFYMNKRNQPCNYAKEKGAEICDTTHCQVYMSKEERMKSWSSSEAKSDWEKIERAVEETKGQVLTYNGQVLEYPQFFAISSGKTEDAKDVFSVDVPYLKSEESKGEEIAPKYKTSVQIATNDFVNKINNKYSKANISKSNLASYIKIKSYTEAGSVKEIQIGNEVIKGTEFRELLGLNSTNFTLDFGTNAVTVNCKGYGHDVGMSQWGANVMAKNGAKYDEILKHYYVGVEITQIKYE
- a CDS encoding M23 family metallopeptidase encodes the protein MDKNLKNKLKELFSKKGFYIALFLCLCVIVAVGTISYKKLSNKNEVSNSEDINKEITMNVDDNQKTATNEMPNAERAQNDADTSKQSSEKNKTDNSKTQKSTTVATTNNVKFLNPVDGVESRTYTYPKPVKVEDNVFRTIRGVNVEAKIGTDVKAAADGVVDLVENSGVEEGVVVEIKHANGLKTRYGNLDANVSVKQGDKVTSNQVIGKVGNTAKVFSQDVFGQFLNLQVIDANGQQVNPEKYFTLKAK
- the spoIIID gene encoding sporulation transcriptional regulator SpoIIID; this encodes MKDYIEERVLDVAKYIIESKATIRKTAKVFGVSKSTIHKDMTERLPKINPEIAEETHSILELNKAERHIRGGKATQMKYKAIES
- a CDS encoding rod shape-determining protein, which encodes MGFWRTGTDLAIDLGTATVLVYVKGKGVILKEPSVVAINKNNNNLLAIGEEARKMIGRTPGNIVAVRPLRDGVISDYDITQKMLKEFIKKACGKRNITAPKVIVCVPSQATEVEKRAVIDAAMNSGAKTVHLIEEPLAAAIGAGLDITKPNGCMVVDIGGGTCDIAVISLGGVVERESIKVAGDKFDDAIIKYVRNQYKLMIGEKTAEDLKINIGSAFKNSRNLAAIMKGRNLITGLPDEVEITTEEIRNAIKEPVENIVETVKRVLEKTPPELAADIVEKGILMTGGGALLHGLDKLIQFRTGVETYVAEDSVECVAKGTGAVLNYIDKLDSDINSQQIVLIE
- the yyaC gene encoding spore protease YyaC yields the protein MIKSDINNDSNLSSYNLALKIKNYISQDTIIVCIGTDKCIGDCLGPLVGSLLTENFFPLPVYGTLSYPIHALNIDERLNEIYSKHPNASIIGVDACLGNEDDIGKIRIRDYAIHPGKGVGKELPEVGIASVIGIVDSSDNSEFFFSRSIRLSFIMNMAKTITRLLIEAYNLNLGEFPMI
- the metK gene encoding methionine adenosyltransferase, with the protein product MKRLFTSESVTEGHPDKMCDQISDGILDAILAQDPLARVACETCTTTGMVMVMGEISTNCYVDIPKVVRETVREIGYDRAKYGFDCDTCSVLTSIDEQSADIAMGVDEAFESRKGEKDAVEAVGAGDQGMMFGFATNETEEFMPLPISMAHKLSRRLTEVRKNNTLDYLRPDGKTQVTVEYEDNKPKRIDTIVISTQHDEKVSLEQIENDLKEYVIKAVVPAELLDNETRYFINPTGRFVVGGPQGDSGLTGRKIIVDTYGGYGRHGGGAFSGKDPTKVDRSAAYAARWVAKNLVAAGVADKLEIQLAYAIGVAKPVSITVDTFGTGRLAENNIVEIVEKVFDLRPGAIIRDLELRRPIYKQTAAYGHFGRNDLNLPWEQLNKVEEIKKYL